The segment GCTACGGATAACCCACACTGGAACCTGTGAATCAGTTAATAGCACAATTGCTGCTAGGCTTAGGCAATGCTACCGCGCTTGCGGGCTTCTTTGTAAGACGTACCAACATTTTGCAGGCCTGCTCGGATCATTTGCTGCTCTAGCAAGGCAAAAAATCGTGCCCGATCGCCTCCCCGCACCACGGCTTGATTATGAGCTTCTGCTAGGGCTACTGGATAGCCATACCCCTTTTGCACCTGCGCTAACATCAGACTTAAGGCAGTTTGCAACAGTGCCTCATCGTCAGCAACCCATGTAGGCACTTCGACACGGGCGATTTCTGACCCTACGTTGACGTAACAAAACGTAATAGCATGATGCCCATAG is part of the Cyanobacteriota bacterium genome and harbors:
- a CDS encoding DNA double-strand break repair nuclease NurA; translation: YGHHAITFCYVNVGSEIARVEVPTWVADDEALLQTALSLMLAQVQKGYGYPVALAEAHNQAVVRGGDRARFFALLEQQMIRAGLQNVGTSYKEARKRGSIA